From Marinifilum sp. JC120:
AAGTCAAAGAGCAGCACTCGCATACTGGAAATATTAACTAAAAACCTTCCCCAACAATGAATATGTAACAAAAAACAGTCTGCTGAGAACATAAAAAAGCCTCCGATAACTTTTCAGTTACCGGAGGCTTGAATTGTACAGTTAATTACTTATTGTTTCCTTTGCCGTTTCCACCCTTATTGCCCTTACCGGAACTCTTGCCCTTGGAGCTGCTTGAGGCGGCATTGGAATTAGAGGTACTTGCGCCAACTCCGCCATCCACACTACCACCGGAGTTTCCACGTCCACCGGAAGCCTTGCCGCTAGAGGCGGATTCAGAGCCCTTGCCGCCACTCTGTGCCTTGCTGGAAGCACGGCTGAGGCCGACAGACTTATCGCCCTTTCCACCAGAAACACCCGGAGTCTTGGATACACCGGACTTAGTATTTCGCGAAGTTGCAACGTTAGACTTCTTGCTCTGTCCGTAATTCTTAGCGGTTGCAGCAGTACCCAGCGCAGTGGTTGCTGCGGCGCTGCGCTTCTGAGCCTGCTTCTGATGTCCAAGCCCGAGAGTACTGGGGTGTACGCCCAGTTCATGGGCTATTTCACCCCAACCCATGCCCTGTTCGCGCATGGAAGAAATGGCTCCGGTATCAATTGAAGCTGCGGCTGCAAGTGTTTCGTCAGCAGTAGTCTGAGCGATTTCAAGACTGCTTTGCGCGGCAGTAAGATCAGCTTCAGCCGCTTCACGATCAGCCTCAGCTGCCGTCAGACTGGATTCAGCTTCAGCTTTAGCAGTCTCTGCCGTGGCCAATTCAGTCTGAGCTTCGGTGAGATCAGCCTGTGCTGCGGCCAGTGCATCAGCATCCTCAGCCTCAGTGGCTGCTGTTACAGCTTCAGTGGCTGCGGTAACAGCATCAGTGGCTGCTGCTACGTCCGCCTCAGCGGTTTCAACCGCAGTATTGAGACTGTCTACAGAAGTCTGGGCAGTCTCCACAGCAGAAGTTGCGGTATCAACATCTTCCTGTGCTTCGGAAACGCCAGCTTCTGCTTCAGCGATAGCTTCGCCGAATTCTTCAGCCTTGGCTTCAGCATCAGCCGCAGCAAGGGCCTCAGCTTTAGCTGCCTGAGCAGGGTTGGAAAATGACGGTGCTTCAGTTTCTTCGCCTGCACCTTCTTCACCGGTTCCGGGATCAGTTGCACCGGGGTCAGTAGTACCGGGATCAGTTGTTTCCGTTGTTTCCGTTGTTCCTCCTTCAGGAGTATCCTGTGCAAACGCAACAGGCACTACCAGCGCAATACACAGAACAAGGACAACAAGCCACCAGATTGATTTTTTAAACATAGTTTTCATAGACTCCTCCCTCCCCTAGTTAACTACAGTTATAAACTGTATGGATTCGTCAAGCTTGAAAGTCCTGCCACTTCTCTCGACCTCTTCAGCTGCACCGAACCAGCTTAAAGGCATTCTTGCAGGATCAAAATCAGGATGCCCGCTCAAAATATAATCACGTACATTCTTGGCACGGGTCTTTGCCAAATCTTCATTTCCATTCACATAAGCCACAATGTGAAAACAAAGTTTCTTATTCTCTTCCATCATTGCTGCAATCACATGCAGGGAACTTTTACTTTCCAGATCAGAATCAACTTTTCCGGGCTTATATTTAATGCTGCGCAAAGTTATATTGCGGGTCCCGAAAATAAAATTGCGATAGGTAAAATCCCCAAGCAAATTTAATTTTTCTGTACCGCTCATGGCCAGTGTACCGTCCGGATAATACTCAAGGAATTTCTTCCAAGCTTTGACAGCTTCATCTTTCTTGCCCTGCCTTCCCAGTATGTCAGCACGGTTGTAGAGAGCTTCGGGATTGTACTTATCGAGTTTGATGACCTTGTCATAAAGGATGAGAGCTTCAATAAGCTTTCCTTCTTCAAGGTAACTGTGGGCGAGGTAGAGATTGGCAGAAATATGATCAGGATCAAGCTTCAGAACATCACGATAGGCAGCCCTTTCCTTGCTGTATTGCTTCAGGGCCCAATAGTTGACGCCGGACCAGAACAGGTAATCAACATTATCAGATTCAATGCTGACGGCTTTTGAAAAATACGGCCGGGCTTCCTTCGGTTTTTTCAAGGCCATGTAATAACGGCCAACATAGTATGCGGAATCTGCATCTTGAGGACTTTCTTGCAGTTTTTCGCTGAATGCCTTGATACCTTCCTTATACTTGTGATTATTCAGGTAGTATGGACCTGAAAATTTAGCACATCCGGTCGCAACAAATACAAGAAAAAACAAAAAGAACAAAAACAAACGTTTCACAACGACCTCCATCGTTTGGAGTTTGTGTCCGCCCCCTAAAAAAAATCCCGTCTACAGATAATATAATACCTGTAGACGGGATTAACAATTCTTTAGATCGTTTAATTTTATAACAGAAAAATTCCAACCTGAATCAAACCAATAATAAAACCGAGAATACCGCCGATGATTTCAATAAATTTAAATTCTTTTTTCATAATGGAAAAAAGGATTGATTCAAGCTGCTCCATGGAAAAACATTCCACTTTGTCCTGAACAATACACTTAAAATCGAGCGAACACTCAAGCTGGGAGGAAGTGGTTTCAATAAGCTTAGGCAGCATGGAGTCAAGTTCCTGAGAAAGCATACCCTTTACGGTCTTCATAGTTTCATCATTAAGAAACATGCCTACCATGGGATGCAGGGAAGTCAACTTCTCCCGAAAAAACACATCCAGATATTCAAGAACAACGTCTTTATGCTTATCGATAAATGCTGGATCGTGAATGACATTTTTAATGTCAGTATGGGAAATCAACTCCCTTTCAATCATTTCACCAAGACGAAGGGCCAATTCTTTCTGCCGCTTAGGGAAAATACCCTGAATGGTAAATGGACCAATT
This genomic window contains:
- a CDS encoding tetratricopeptide repeat protein, with the translated sequence MEVVVKRLFLFFLFFLVFVATGCAKFSGPYYLNNHKYKEGIKAFSEKLQESPQDADSAYYVGRYYMALKKPKEARPYFSKAVSIESDNVDYLFWSGVNYWALKQYSKERAAYRDVLKLDPDHISANLYLAHSYLEEGKLIEALILYDKVIKLDKYNPEALYNRADILGRQGKKDEAVKAWKKFLEYYPDGTLAMSGTEKLNLLGDFTYRNFIFGTRNITLRSIKYKPGKVDSDLESKSSLHVIAAMMEENKKLCFHIVAYVNGNEDLAKTRAKNVRDYILSGHPDFDPARMPLSWFGAAEEVERSGRTFKLDESIQFITVVN
- a CDS encoding DUF445 family protein; the protein is MITMKLLLSPVICALIGWFTNFLAVKMLFHPHNPIKIGPFTIQGIFPKRQKELALRLGEMIERELISHTDIKNVIHDPAFIDKHKDVVLEYLDVFFREKLTSLHPMVGMFLNDETMKTVKGMLSQELDSMLPKLIETTSSQLECSLDFKCIVQDKVECFSMEQLESILFSIMKKEFKFIEIIGGILGFIIGLIQVGIFLL